A section of the Paenibacillus odorifer genome encodes:
- a CDS encoding winged helix DNA-binding domain-containing protein, with amino-acid sequence MTNKMIAAQRLYNQKIVDSKLIKPEQVVKELGAIQAQDYMQAMWAIGLRTPSSNLADIECAIVDRKMILNWTLRGTLHFVPPEDVKWMHQLSVPRLTGQTKRRNAELGLDDQTLERCRHIIVNALQGGKQLDRALLLQLIEEEGIHTGNQRGYHMLWNVAYQGLICFGPMNGKQQTIVLLEEWVPHFRDLTYEESLYELARRYFTGHGLATVQDFAWWAGITLTDARRGLEAAKSQLQSEVIDGSEYWMSADRLEPTAEDSGVHLLPGFDEYILGYKDRSAVLEPDVAPLIVPGNNGVFLPTIVVEGQVVGTWKRTLKTKGIEIMIHPFADLGDTEKLVLKEAERYAAFIGLPTILKMNVSGSLI; translated from the coding sequence GTGACGAATAAAATGATAGCTGCTCAGCGTTTATATAACCAGAAGATCGTTGATTCCAAGCTAATCAAGCCTGAACAGGTCGTTAAAGAATTAGGGGCAATACAGGCGCAGGATTACATGCAGGCGATGTGGGCGATCGGATTACGTACTCCATCTTCGAATTTAGCTGATATAGAGTGTGCTATCGTTGATCGCAAGATGATTCTGAATTGGACGCTGCGTGGTACGCTTCATTTTGTCCCACCGGAAGATGTAAAGTGGATGCATCAGCTATCTGTGCCGCGTTTAACGGGACAAACAAAGCGACGAAATGCAGAGCTTGGGCTAGATGATCAGACACTAGAACGTTGTAGACATATTATAGTTAATGCTTTACAAGGTGGAAAGCAGCTAGATCGTGCTCTTTTACTTCAGCTAATAGAAGAAGAAGGTATTCACACAGGGAACCAGCGTGGTTATCATATGTTGTGGAATGTTGCGTACCAAGGGCTGATTTGTTTCGGGCCGATGAATGGTAAGCAGCAAACGATTGTTTTGCTAGAGGAATGGGTGCCTCATTTTCGCGATCTTACTTACGAAGAGTCATTGTATGAACTCGCTCGGAGATATTTCACTGGACATGGTTTAGCAACTGTTCAAGATTTTGCTTGGTGGGCAGGCATAACCCTTACAGATGCCAGACGAGGATTGGAAGCGGCCAAAAGTCAACTGCAATCAGAGGTTATTGATGGCAGTGAGTATTGGATGTCTGCTGATCGGCTAGAGCCAACTGCTGAGGACTCGGGCGTTCATCTGCTTCCGGGTTTTGATGAGTACATTCTTGGTTATAAAGACCGAAGTGCCGTTCTAGAGCCCGACGTTGCTCCTTTGATAGTTCCGGGGAATAATGGTGTTTTTCTTCCAACGATTGTTGTGGAGGGTCAGGTTGTGGGTACATGGAAAAGAACCCTAAAGACCAAGGGGATTGAGATTATGATCCATCCTTTTGCCGATCTGGGCGATACGGAAAAGTTGGTACTTAAAGAAGCTGAGCGATATGCGGCATTTATTGGGCTGCCGACGATACTCAAAATGAATGTGAGTGGTTCATTGATATGA
- a CDS encoding response regulator transcription factor, protein MNILIAEDETDIRKLVKIHLEDRSYRVFEAKDGIEALEVVNQHEINLAILDIVMPKLDGLNLLRQIREKSHIPVILLTARGEEIDKVVGLGLGADDYMVKPFSASELVARVEAQLRRRNVYDLSQSITEETIQHRELKLNLKECMLYINESPVLLNAKEYKVLQCLMQSPNQIFTPKKLYAAAWEEDFYSDNNTIMVTISRLRNKIERDPHHPEFIVTVRGLGYKFYNPGK, encoded by the coding sequence ATGAATATACTAATTGCTGAAGATGAAACTGATATAAGAAAACTCGTGAAAATACATTTAGAAGATCGATCCTATCGAGTATTCGAAGCCAAGGATGGCATTGAGGCTTTAGAGGTTGTTAATCAACATGAAATAAATCTTGCCATTTTGGATATTGTAATGCCCAAGCTTGATGGGCTTAATCTGTTGCGACAGATAAGAGAGAAAAGCCATATTCCGGTTATCTTGTTAACTGCCCGCGGTGAAGAAATTGATAAGGTTGTTGGTTTAGGTCTTGGAGCGGACGATTATATGGTGAAGCCATTTAGTGCTTCAGAGCTTGTGGCTAGGGTTGAGGCGCAGCTGAGACGAAGAAATGTATACGATCTTAGCCAATCGATAACTGAAGAAACAATCCAACATAGAGAATTGAAGCTGAATTTAAAGGAATGTATGTTGTACATAAATGAAAGTCCGGTTCTTTTAAATGCCAAGGAATATAAGGTATTACAATGTCTGATGCAGAGTCCTAATCAAATTTTTACGCCCAAAAAGTTATATGCAGCGGCGTGGGAAGAGGATTTCTATAGTGATAATAATACGATTATGGTTACCATCAGCCGTCTAAGGAATAAGATTGAACGGGACCCACACCATCCCGAATTTATCGTCACAGTGCGTGGACTAGGTTACAAATTCTACAATCCAGGTAAATAA
- a CDS encoding MarR family winged helix-turn-helix transcriptional regulator gives MRNNGFTEDNKLSLLIWLRLVRVYDNSNDLSNEFLKQFDLTVSQFDALVQILLHQPVTQMDIAEHLTITKGGVSHMLGRLEKEGWIERKQDWKVKYISLTEKGQALIEKVLPLQSDFQASLFDPLTDEEKKVFYSMLKKIHRHSQNENRIPRGVQ, from the coding sequence ATGCGAAACAATGGATTCACTGAAGACAACAAACTAAGCTTGTTGATCTGGCTGCGGCTGGTAAGAGTTTATGACAATAGTAACGATCTTTCCAATGAGTTCTTGAAGCAGTTTGATTTAACGGTTAGCCAGTTTGATGCGTTAGTACAAATACTATTACATCAGCCTGTGACACAGATGGATATTGCCGAGCATTTAACCATTACTAAAGGTGGAGTATCACATATGCTTGGCAGATTAGAAAAAGAAGGATGGATTGAGCGTAAGCAGGATTGGAAGGTGAAGTATATTTCTTTAACTGAAAAGGGCCAGGCGCTTATCGAGAAAGTTCTTCCTTTGCAATCGGATTTCCAAGCTTCGTTATTCGATCCACTGACGGACGAGGAGAAAAAGGTATTTTACAGCATGCTTAAGAAGATTCACCGCCATAGCCAGAATGAGAATCGAATTCCACGAGGAGTTCAGTAG
- a CDS encoding PadR family transcriptional regulator: protein MDIEVLILAQLMKGAKHGYEIKKNIIFVMGNDKIVNNNSLYPKLKLFEKRKWVIKKTEIQERRPKRYVYSITTEGEERFNTCLTEFTLETIRIDNEWSIRLAYYELLDQETRRRLLDYRETYMNEKLDHLQQLSKVVGNSEDMDYSEELYFYTRSMVLREIELIKELSRKLEA from the coding sequence ATGGATATTGAAGTTTTGATTCTGGCCCAATTAATGAAAGGGGCCAAACATGGTTATGAAATTAAAAAAAACATTATTTTTGTAATGGGCAATGATAAAATCGTAAACAATAACTCGCTTTATCCAAAGCTGAAATTATTTGAAAAGCGAAAATGGGTAATCAAAAAAACGGAAATTCAGGAACGCCGGCCTAAACGTTATGTATATTCTATAACTACTGAGGGTGAGGAGCGGTTTAACACCTGCTTAACAGAATTTACGCTGGAGACTATTCGAATTGATAATGAATGGTCTATTCGTCTTGCTTATTATGAGCTTTTGGATCAGGAGACACGTAGAAGATTGCTTGATTACAGAGAGACTTATATGAACGAAAAGCTGGACCATTTACAGCAATTATCCAAGGTAGTAGGCAATAGTGAGGATATGGATTACTCTGAGGAGCTCTATTTTTACACCCGAAGTATGGTTTTACGAGAGATCGAGTTAATTAAGGAGCTGTCACGTAAATTAGAAGCATAA
- a CDS encoding PadR family transcriptional regulator gives MSTLLNSLITELRRGTLTLAVLSQLRTPQYGYSLVQLLEESSIIIDQSTLYPLLRRLEKQELVTSSWDTSESRPRKYYVLSDYGVEIFLQLKEEWLKNSKELYGLLQGEDDHEAN, from the coding sequence ATGAGTACTTTATTAAATTCTTTAATCACAGAGCTTAGAAGAGGTACGTTAACGCTAGCCGTTTTAAGTCAATTACGAACACCCCAGTATGGATATTCGCTCGTTCAATTGTTGGAGGAATCCAGCATCATCATCGATCAAAGCACCTTATATCCATTACTTCGCCGATTAGAGAAACAGGAATTAGTGACGAGCAGCTGGGACACATCCGAGAGCAGACCCCGTAAGTATTATGTTCTAAGTGACTATGGCGTAGAGATTTTTTTACAGCTAAAGGAAGAATGGCTTAAGAATTCGAAAGAACTCTACGGCCTATTACAAGGGGAGGATGACCATGAAGCTAATTGA
- a CDS encoding sensor histidine kinase — MKKHNISYQLLKNYIAIFLITTVITILVIVALFSMNRLGSKDIIYNQLTAAKLMQNDYQRIDTSVINDVGGSLQVVNSNYEVIHSIGNNPFTSKQISVKEFTDFLMNTGANKDMITVEYNEQEHFWLIVFLPIQVKMIGSFHWNSDSPMQDHTLQMLGFIGLGYLLILILSTMIYARITAVSFIKPLDQLSAAVEKVKNGDYSARVQVGGNREFSQLEQAFNHMAEVIQIQTSLKEQSEINRKNLILDISHDLKNPLTSIMGYAELELKEQVSGRIEHLEFAKIIYENSIRANVLIQDLFELSRMESPEFRLDVTTDDFSEYLREEMIHMLPELEAAGLIPDFVIEPEEIILQFDKKRMNRVFSNLLYNAIAYQERGSKFQVVLEKVSDGAKLTFVNYGQPSALNPAGSGLGLLIVQKIITAHGGTVQLNTQDNQFEIIIGLNWKI; from the coding sequence ATGAAAAAACATAATATATCCTATCAATTGTTAAAAAACTATATCGCGATCTTTCTTATAACAACGGTTATCACGATATTGGTGATTGTTGCTTTGTTTAGCATGAACAGGCTGGGATCTAAGGACATTATTTATAATCAGTTAACGGCTGCTAAACTTATGCAAAATGACTATCAAAGAATTGACACTAGTGTTATTAATGATGTCGGGGGCAGTTTACAGGTTGTGAATTCCAATTACGAAGTCATACACTCCATTGGCAACAATCCATTTACGTCCAAGCAGATTAGTGTCAAAGAATTTACGGATTTTCTAATGAATACTGGAGCTAACAAAGATATGATCACTGTTGAATATAATGAGCAGGAACATTTTTGGCTGATCGTCTTTTTACCTATACAAGTGAAGATGATTGGCAGTTTCCATTGGAATTCAGATTCACCTATGCAGGATCATACCCTTCAAATGCTTGGGTTTATTGGGTTAGGTTATTTGTTGATTTTGATTCTAAGCACGATGATTTATGCGAGAATTACAGCGGTTAGTTTCATTAAACCCTTAGACCAGTTGTCCGCTGCTGTTGAAAAGGTTAAGAATGGGGATTATTCAGCAAGAGTACAGGTAGGCGGAAATCGGGAGTTTAGTCAACTGGAGCAGGCTTTTAATCATATGGCAGAAGTGATTCAGATCCAGACCTCGTTAAAAGAACAGAGTGAAATCAATCGAAAAAATCTAATATTGGATATATCCCATGATTTAAAAAATCCATTAACAAGTATTATGGGTTACGCAGAGCTTGAACTAAAAGAACAGGTGAGCGGTCGGATAGAACATTTGGAATTTGCCAAAATAATATACGAAAATAGTATCCGTGCCAATGTATTGATTCAGGATTTGTTTGAATTATCGAGAATGGAAAGTCCCGAATTTCGTTTGGATGTTACAACAGATGATTTCTCAGAATATTTGAGAGAAGAAATGATACATATGTTGCCCGAGCTTGAGGCTGCGGGTCTGATTCCTGATTTTGTAATCGAGCCAGAAGAAATAATTCTACAGTTTGATAAAAAAAGAATGAACCGTGTATTCTCAAACCTGCTTTATAATGCCATCGCTTATCAGGAGCGAGGTTCTAAGTTTCAAGTTGTGCTGGAAAAGGTGAGTGATGGAGCCAAGCTTACTTTTGTTAATTACGGTCAACCATCAGCCTTGAACCCGGCAGGTTCTGGATTAGGGCTACTCATTGTTCAGAAAATAATAACTGCTCATGGAGGGACTGTTCAGCTGAATACGCAGGATAACCAGTTTGAAATTATAATTGGGCTGAACTGGAAAATTTAA
- a CDS encoding FAD-dependent oxidoreductase, with amino-acid sequence MEFTHLFSKGTIGNMELKNRVILPAMGTKMNAPGGYVSDRLIDYHVARAKGGNGLNTVEVTTIHPTAASDDAPALYDDKFIPGMAQLALAIREAGGKSCLQLWHGGKVTPNLIQVSSSPVPFEGVSHIPRELAHHEVGEMVQAYADTASRAKKAGFDSVEFHAGHGYLPQQFLSPAMNFRQDEYGGSWENRCRFPLACIRAIREAVGPGFPILMRISAIEDLPGGLTLEDMKLFSKLAEEAGIDAINVSRGVPAGAAIKYEVPPIDLPVGFNVDNAAQIKSVVNIPVIAVGRINDPAIADRIIAEGLADFVAIGRAQLADPEFCNKALAGRADTIVKCVGCDQGCFDGFVNPNVPFISCVFNPATGRESEYELQQTNIPKKILIAGGGPGGLEAAVTLKRRGHHPILCEKNDILGGQLYIAGAAPRKEEMAAAALNMGETAKREGVDIRLNTEVTPELIQEIGPDEVILAIGSSPIIPPVEGVDSSHVVNSHDVLWGTVHPEGRVVIIGGGLVGLEVAELLVERGHQITVVEMQADVANDLGLLRKICVMESLYGHGVELITNSKCMAIQGDSVIVEKDGESHSLPADYVVIAVGSRALNKQPLQDFLEESSIPYHVIGDAVQARRALNAIWEGAELARRI; translated from the coding sequence ATGGAATTCACACATTTATTTAGCAAGGGCACAATCGGAAATATGGAGCTTAAGAACCGGGTCATTTTACCAGCGATGGGCACGAAAATGAATGCGCCGGGTGGATACGTCAGTGATCGTCTGATTGATTACCATGTAGCACGAGCTAAAGGCGGCAACGGCTTAAATACTGTAGAAGTAACAACTATTCACCCAACGGCGGCCTCCGATGATGCTCCTGCCCTTTATGATGATAAATTTATTCCAGGTATGGCTCAATTAGCATTAGCTATTCGAGAGGCAGGAGGCAAAAGCTGTCTACAGTTATGGCATGGAGGTAAAGTAACTCCCAACCTAATTCAGGTCTCCTCTTCACCTGTTCCATTTGAAGGCGTAAGTCATATACCACGTGAACTTGCGCATCATGAAGTCGGCGAGATGGTTCAAGCTTACGCAGATACAGCCTCACGTGCGAAGAAAGCCGGATTTGACAGCGTGGAATTCCATGCCGGCCATGGTTATTTGCCCCAACAATTTCTAAGTCCTGCAATGAATTTTCGTCAGGATGAATACGGCGGTTCTTGGGAGAATCGTTGCCGCTTCCCCTTGGCTTGTATCCGCGCTATCCGGGAAGCGGTTGGACCTGGGTTCCCTATCTTGATGAGAATTTCTGCAATTGAGGATCTACCGGGCGGACTTACGCTGGAAGATATGAAGCTCTTCTCGAAGCTCGCTGAAGAAGCTGGAATTGATGCTATTAATGTATCTCGTGGGGTCCCTGCTGGCGCTGCAATTAAATATGAAGTTCCGCCAATCGATTTACCTGTGGGCTTCAATGTAGATAACGCAGCACAAATTAAATCTGTGGTTAACATCCCTGTTATTGCCGTAGGCCGTATTAATGATCCAGCAATTGCAGACCGGATAATCGCGGAGGGTTTGGCTGATTTTGTAGCCATTGGGCGTGCGCAGCTGGCTGATCCGGAATTCTGCAATAAAGCTTTAGCCGGACGTGCAGACACCATCGTTAAATGTGTGGGTTGCGACCAAGGCTGCTTCGATGGATTCGTGAATCCTAATGTGCCATTTATCAGCTGTGTGTTTAATCCTGCAACCGGCCGTGAAAGTGAATATGAATTGCAGCAAACGAATATCCCCAAGAAAATACTTATTGCTGGTGGTGGCCCTGGTGGATTAGAAGCAGCTGTCACACTGAAACGACGTGGGCATCATCCAATATTATGCGAAAAAAATGACATTCTAGGCGGACAGCTTTATATTGCCGGCGCCGCACCACGTAAAGAGGAAATGGCTGCAGCCGCTCTGAATATGGGAGAAACCGCTAAACGTGAAGGTGTAGACATTCGATTGAATACAGAGGTTACACCTGAATTAATCCAAGAAATTGGTCCAGATGAGGTCATTCTTGCAATCGGATCTTCTCCTATTATTCCGCCTGTGGAAGGCGTCGACAGTTCACATGTGGTCAATTCACATGATGTGTTGTGGGGAACGGTTCATCCAGAAGGAAGAGTCGTTATTATCGGTGGCGGTTTAGTGGGGCTTGAGGTCGCAGAGCTGCTTGTAGAACGCGGACATCAAATCACTGTAGTTGAAATGCAAGCCGATGTTGCTAATGATCTAGGACTTTTGCGTAAAATCTGTGTCATGGAAAGTCTATATGGACATGGCGTTGAATTAATAACCAACAGCAAATGTATGGCGATTCAAGGGGATAGCGTAATTGTTGAAAAAGACGGCGAATCTCACAGCCTACCTGCTGATTATGTAGTAATCGCCGTAGGTTCACGCGCCCTCAACAAACAACCTCTTCAGGATTTCTTGGAGGAAAGCTCCATCCCTTATCATGTAATTGGCGATGCGGTGCAAGCGCGTAGAGCGCTTAATGCGATTTGGGAAGGCGCTGAATTAGCTAGACGAATCTAA
- a CDS encoding CPBP family intramembrane glutamic endopeptidase encodes MIDEKLSKRQLIMGVILAVMYFLGLFSILLIRPVMEILNHVFIWQPEQQNRMALLLNGLIYIGVILGFRGFYKQAIHDFRQYWVRNMLWMVWGLCLIIIIGSMLIPTLISIFHPITKSVNEVDLRAMLSSYPFIFTVNVVWIGPLIEELVYRVTIYSTIRRKSRLLAYLISSFLFGFQHVYRAVVFQGNYNEMWNIFSYMTAGLIFAYLYEKRKNILVPISAHMFSNGLSVLLYFLS; translated from the coding sequence ATGATTGATGAGAAATTAAGTAAAAGGCAATTGATCATGGGCGTTATATTAGCAGTAATGTACTTTTTAGGCTTGTTCTCCATTCTCTTGATCCGGCCGGTTATGGAGATTCTTAACCATGTTTTTATTTGGCAGCCAGAACAACAAAATCGAATGGCCTTACTGTTGAATGGTCTGATCTACATAGGAGTGATTTTAGGTTTTAGGGGGTTCTATAAACAAGCTATCCATGATTTCAGACAATACTGGGTCCGTAATATGTTATGGATGGTTTGGGGACTTTGTTTGATTATTATCATCGGAAGTATGTTGATTCCCACACTAATTTCTATCTTTCATCCCATTACAAAGTCTGTTAATGAGGTGGATTTACGGGCAATGTTGTCTTCGTATCCATTTATTTTTACAGTGAATGTGGTCTGGATTGGCCCCTTGATTGAAGAATTAGTATATCGGGTTACCATCTATAGCACGATCCGCAGGAAGAGTCGTCTTCTGGCTTATCTGATATCTTCCTTTTTATTTGGCTTCCAGCATGTCTATAGAGCCGTGGTTTTTCAGGGTAACTATAACGAAATGTGGAATATCTTCTCCTATATGACTGCTGGATTAATCTTTGCCTACCTATATGAGAAAAGAAAAAATATATTAGTGCCAATAAGTGCACACATGTTTAGTAATGGTTTATCTGTGCTTCTCTATTTCTTAAGTTAA
- a CDS encoding ring-cleaving dioxygenase: MGQQQITGQHHVSMITKDAKQNLWFYTKVLGLRLVKKTVNQDDPTMYHLFYGNPNGAPGTEVSFFEMPNAGQTRKGTNSISAISLLVPSDEALVYWANRLDTFEIAHEAIVSIEERNSLTFQDSDELTVHLVSAEKDNVTQLVEPWITDDIPPQYAIVGLGPVELTVREASRTKAVLEDILGYTQVRRVPSMGDPKVMVDIYETAKGGLYTELQLKEVNDQDRERPGKGSIHHVAIRVKDLEELTAWAAKITAAGFKNTGVIDRYYFHSLYFRDPNHILFELATDGPGFEIDESFDALGENLTLPSFLEERREEIESKLHPIQ; the protein is encoded by the coding sequence ATGGGCCAACAACAAATAACCGGACAACATCATGTATCAATGATTACTAAAGACGCTAAACAAAACCTATGGTTTTATACAAAAGTTCTGGGACTAAGACTTGTCAAAAAAACCGTAAATCAGGACGATCCAACCATGTACCATTTATTCTATGGCAACCCTAATGGCGCTCCAGGCACCGAGGTATCCTTTTTTGAAATGCCAAATGCAGGCCAGACCCGGAAAGGAACGAACAGCATTTCTGCAATCTCTCTTCTCGTTCCTAGCGATGAGGCCTTAGTATATTGGGCTAACAGATTAGATACATTTGAAATCGCTCATGAAGCTATCGTAAGTATAGAGGAGCGCAATTCGCTTACTTTTCAGGATAGTGATGAATTAACGGTTCATCTGGTGTCCGCAGAAAAAGATAATGTGACTCAGCTGGTAGAACCTTGGATTACTGATGATATTCCACCACAATATGCCATTGTTGGTTTGGGTCCCGTTGAATTGACTGTCCGTGAGGCTAGCCGTACAAAGGCTGTTTTGGAGGATATTTTAGGCTATACACAAGTTCGTAGAGTGCCATCCATGGGTGACCCGAAGGTAATGGTGGATATTTATGAAACAGCTAAAGGCGGCTTGTACACTGAACTTCAGCTCAAAGAAGTTAATGATCAAGACCGGGAAAGACCGGGAAAAGGCAGTATTCATCATGTGGCTATAAGAGTGAAGGATCTGGAAGAGTTAACCGCATGGGCTGCTAAAATCACAGCTGCAGGGTTCAAGAACACAGGGGTCATTGATCGTTATTACTTCCATTCCTTGTATTTCCGTGATCCGAACCATATTCTTTTTGAGCTTGCTACAGATGGTCCAGGGTTTGAGATTGATGAATCTTTTGATGCGCTGGGCGAGAATTTGACCTTACCTTCTTTTCTGGAAGAACGCCGGGAAGAGATTGAATCGAAACTTCATCCTATCCAATAA